One window of Tenacibaculum maritimum NCIMB 2154 genomic DNA carries:
- a CDS encoding PorP/SprF family type IX secretion system membrane protein, with translation MRLTQIQSNMNILLQRNILLLGIFLLSFTIYGQQDPQYTQYMYNTMSVNPAYSGSRGHTTITGLARTQWVGFTGAPETQTLSYDTPLGYSGVGLGVNLVNDKIGPVNETSLDVNTSYTLRTSDEGNFAFGLKLGARLLNIDWSKGRYRDATDKLLNENINNKFLPTVGAGLYYYTPKWYAGISVPNFLRTDHYDNDLESVAAERMHYFLIAGYVFELNDRIKFKPAVLTKVVSGAPLSLDVSANFLFHDRFNAGISWRWDDSISGILGFQVTEGLHIGYAYDLTTSNLQNYNSGTHEIMLRYEIFKEVSVLSPRFF, from the coding sequence ATGAGATTAACACAAATACAAAGCAATATGAATATTTTACTACAACGCAATATTTTATTACTAGGAATATTCTTGCTATCATTTACGATATATGGTCAGCAAGACCCTCAGTACACACAGTATATGTATAATACGATGAGTGTAAACCCTGCGTATTCTGGATCGCGGGGGCATACAACAATTACAGGTTTGGCACGTACACAATGGGTAGGATTTACAGGAGCCCCAGAAACACAAACACTAAGTTACGATACTCCACTAGGTTATAGTGGAGTAGGCTTAGGAGTTAATTTGGTAAATGATAAGATTGGTCCCGTAAATGAAACGTCATTAGATGTGAATACTTCTTACACCTTGCGTACTAGTGATGAAGGGAACTTTGCCTTTGGACTAAAACTAGGAGCTCGTTTGCTTAATATTGATTGGAGCAAAGGGAGGTACCGAGATGCAACGGATAAATTATTGAATGAAAATATCAATAATAAGTTTTTACCTACGGTAGGAGCGGGGTTGTATTATTATACCCCAAAATGGTATGCAGGTATTTCTGTTCCAAATTTTTTACGAACGGATCATTATGACAATGATTTAGAATCTGTAGCAGCAGAGCGTATGCATTATTTTTTAATAGCAGGATATGTTTTTGAATTAAACGATCGTATAAAGTTTAAACCTGCGGTTTTAACAAAAGTAGTATCCGGAGCACCTTTATCTTTAGATGTTTCAGCGAACTTTTTATTCCATGATCGATTCAATGCGGGTATTTCTTGGCGTTGGGATGATTCGATCAGTGGTATTTTAGGATTTCAAGTAACGGAGGGTCTTCATATAGGATATGCTTATGATTTGACAACGAGTAATTTGCAGAATTACAATTCAGGAACTCATGAGATTATGTTACGCTATGAGATCTTTAAGGAGGTAAGTGTACTATCACCAAGATTTTTTTAA
- a CDS encoding T9SS type B sorting domain-containing protein, which translates to MMKIISQLFYSLQKISLVLFFVASATFSQNQALEMVAGDGNPTASSPPATTVTVRLRNNTDNPTGNTFATYAPQLDVTYTLVNQQYSHGFLIPVTGAVGLGYPNDPIMPLMNLFGGATSDSFTSSGTAVGTGIDVSQNRAIQLSAMAQPLTNAGVPVNSRAHMADLVISFSRAVKNPLLQISALGGNAGSSKFTVEFDLLSSNVPALSFSKVSGTPQLAVNSNQINNAEATPTTTNCRGTVLLQGEGITTLTLRIYLRGTVGATGTDWHSGSVNATDGFMIGITTGESDLSIVKTVNDTTPNFGDNVTFTSTASNIGLSNATNVSVNEVLPSGYDFVSATASTGTYNNATGIWNVGNLSRGANETLQILAKVKNTGTYTSTAAISGDENDPNSINNSTSALTTPVDKCTDGAIVGTATPNDPDGDGINNVCDLDDDNDGILDVNEDLNCTGTAPIIENIINENFETGTAGQAIPKGNLSGVPGINDLVEAYNAHPSNIGTTNVGAYASIAGFDGSQTIAVDANGGGIVDQDQMSSFIVLEGVDLLSGQSFTVEADFSMGQQPGKSLSGADPNPSNEYGIAIGAPGQDPIWNDDIPGAVDGVFIYGFGTPLIREPNSSLSNFSAPPRVDGWFRQFTTYYVKDNGSGTLHLYADNQGYKYSVLGIPESTFTATEIDFGAASNYPWLNNASISVCTDEYVDNILVQVNHCDTDGDGIPNYLDLDSDNDGCNDVVESGGVDANNDGVLDGDGFNSSGQVTTGGVVLGSSYNGITGEEIMATQVLVDPTALVDQTIESGNPATFTITSASATSTTVFTGTAPSTVPNYADASATDVSGAIVYQWQEDGVDLSNTGVYSGVNTTTLTISSVAGLDGKVYNLVITHPENACINIQNNAILTVTLSIDAVDDNFTGSPVTAGDNTASVVGNDTLDGSGVVIGTGAGEVSLSGVTVPAGLTLNGDGTVSVATGTASGSYTVEYEICENGATPVNCDRATATIVVANPIDAVDDDFTGSPVTAGDNTASVVDNDTLDGSGVVIGTGAGEVSLSGVTVPAGLTLNGDGTVSVATGTPSGSYAVVYEICENGATPANCDRATATIVVSNPIDAVDDDFTGSPVTAGDNTSSVVGNDTLDGSGVVIGTGVGEVSLSGVTVPAGLTLNGDGTVSVATGTASGSYAVVYEICENGATPVNCDRATATIVVSNPIDAVDDDFTGSPVTAGDNTSSVVGNDTLDGSGVVIGTGAGEVSLSGVTVPAGLTLNGDGTVSVATGTASGSYAVVYEICENGATPVNCDRATATIVVANLIDAVDDNFTGSPVTAGDNTSSVVGNDTLDGSGVVIGTGAGEVSLSGVTVPAGLTLNGDGTVSVATGTASGSYTVEYEICENGATPVNCDRATTTIVVANPIDAVDDDFTGSPVTAGDNTSSVLDNDTLDGSGVVIGTGAGEVSLSGVTVPAGLTLNGDGTVSVATGTPSGSYAVVYEICENGATPANCDRATATIVVSNPIDALDDDFTGSPVTAGDNTSSVVGNDTLDGSGVVIGTGVGEVSLSGVTVPAGLTLNGDGTVSVATGTASGSYAVVYEICENGATPANCDRATATIVVANPIDALDDDFTGSPVTAGDNTSSVVGNDTLDGSGVVIGTGVGEVSLSGVTVPAGLTLNGDGTVSVATGTPSGSYAVVYEICENGATPANCDRATATIVVSNPIDAVDDDFTGSPVTAGDNTASVVGNDTLDGSGVVIGTGAGEISLSGVTVPAGLTLNGDGTVSVATGTPSGSYAVVYEICENGATPVNCDRATTTIVVSNPIDAVDDDFTGSPVTAGDNTSSVVGNDTLDGSGVVIGTGAGEVSLSGVTVPAGLTLNGDGTVSVATGIPSGSYAVVYEICENGATPVNCDRATTTIVVSNPIDAVDDDFTGSPVTAGDNTSSVVGNDTLDGSGVVIGTGAGEVSLSGVTVPAGLTLNGDGTVSVATGTPSGSYAVVYEICENGATPVNCDRATATIVVSNPIDAVDDDFTGSPVTAGDNTSSVVGNDTLDGSGVVIGTGAGEVSLSGVTVPAGLTLNGDGTVSVATGTPSGSYAVVYEICENGATPVNCDRATATIVVSNPIDALDDDFTGSPVTAGDNTSSVVGNDTLDGSGVVIGTGVGEVSLSGVTVPAGLTLNGDGTVSVATGTPSGSYAVVYEICENGATPVNCDRATATIVVSNPIDAVDDDFTGSPVTAGDNTSSVVGNDTLDGSGVVIGTGAGEVSLSGVTVPAGLTLNGDGTVSVATGTPSGSYAVVYEICENGATPVNCDRATATIVVSNPIDAVDDDFTGSPVTAGDNTSSVVGNDTLDGSGVVIGTGAGEVSLSGVTVPAGLTLNGDGTVSVATGTPSGSYAVVYEICENGATPVNCDRATATIVVSNPIDAVDDDFTGSPVTAGDNTSSVVGNDTLDGSGVVIGTGAGEVSLSGVTVPAGLTLNGDGTVSVATGTPSGSYAVVYEICENGATPVNCDRATATIVVSNPIDAVDDDFTGSPVTAGDNTSSVVGNDTLDGSGVVIGTGAGEVSLSGVTVPAGLTLNGDGTVTIDANTPAGNYTIEYDICENGATPVNCDRATAIIVVVPPVIEAVADTVAGVDGLAGGTTPALTGNDTLNGVPVNIGTGPGDVELTPDNVPAGLTLNADGTVTVAPGTPAGSYDVEYTICEVTNPMNCSSVISVVNVLGAPIVANNDTDASGLDTVNGFTGGIAGDVTENDTLNGVLVDDNDILITVLNEGGLTGVSIDGSGNLIVPSGTPSGSYTVTYQICEVLNPGNCDTATALVVVEPDTDGDGVVDSVDLDDDNDGILDVIEENGTPGLDTDNDGIPDTLDLDSDGDGILDIVESGQDAGSLDTDGDGVLDSTTDLDGDGIVDTADADDTNPSGGGKVNPVDTDNDGSPDFQDIDDDGDGVNTIDENPDPNTDGSVTDAQDTDNDGIPDYLDTDDDGDGVNTIDENPDPNTDSIITDAQDTDNDGVPDYLDTDDDGDGVNTIDENPDPNTDGSITDAQDTDNDGIPDYLDMDETVTIYNEFTPNGDGDNDTFYIEFIERYPNNNLEIYNRWGNLVYSKKGYDNTFKGVSNGRLNIDENSKLPVGTYFYVLDLGESGKEPLKGWLYINR; encoded by the coding sequence ATGATGAAAATAATCTCTCAGTTATTTTATAGTTTGCAAAAGATAAGTTTAGTCTTATTTTTTGTAGCTAGTGCAACATTTTCTCAAAACCAAGCGCTAGAAATGGTGGCTGGGGATGGGAACCCGACGGCTTCGTCTCCCCCCGCAACTACGGTTACGGTTAGATTAAGAAATAATACGGATAACCCTACAGGGAATACTTTTGCAACGTATGCTCCTCAGCTAGATGTTACATATACGTTGGTAAATCAACAGTATTCACACGGTTTTTTAATACCAGTAACAGGAGCGGTAGGATTAGGATATCCTAATGACCCTATAATGCCGCTGATGAATCTTTTTGGAGGAGCTACCAGTGATAGCTTTACATCTTCTGGGACAGCTGTAGGAACAGGTATCGATGTGTCTCAGAATAGAGCGATTCAGCTATCTGCAATGGCACAGCCTTTAACAAATGCAGGAGTACCTGTAAATTCTAGAGCACATATGGCAGATTTAGTTATCAGTTTTAGTAGGGCAGTAAAAAACCCCTTATTACAAATATCTGCTTTAGGAGGGAACGCTGGTTCTTCAAAGTTTACAGTTGAATTTGATCTACTTTCTTCTAATGTGCCTGCATTAAGTTTTTCAAAAGTATCAGGGACACCGCAGTTAGCGGTAAACTCGAATCAGATTAATAATGCTGAGGCAACTCCAACAACAACGAATTGTAGAGGTACAGTATTATTACAAGGAGAAGGAATTACAACACTAACATTAAGAATATATTTAAGGGGAACTGTTGGGGCTACAGGTACGGATTGGCATAGTGGTAGTGTCAATGCTACGGATGGGTTTATGATAGGGATTACAACTGGAGAATCTGATTTGTCAATAGTGAAAACGGTAAATGATACGACTCCTAATTTTGGTGATAATGTTACTTTTACATCAACAGCTTCGAATATAGGATTGAGTAATGCAACAAATGTTTCAGTAAATGAAGTGTTGCCTTCTGGTTATGATTTTGTAAGTGCTACTGCTAGTACGGGTACTTATAATAATGCGACAGGTATTTGGAACGTGGGTAACCTTAGTAGAGGAGCTAATGAAACGTTACAAATTTTAGCAAAAGTAAAAAATACAGGAACTTATACAAGTACAGCTGCTATTTCTGGTGATGAAAATGATCCAAACAGTATTAATAACTCAACTTCAGCATTAACAACACCAGTAGATAAATGTACTGATGGAGCTATAGTAGGAACAGCAACACCGAATGATCCAGATGGAGACGGAATTAATAATGTGTGTGATTTAGATGATGATAATGATGGGATTTTAGATGTGAATGAGGATTTGAATTGTACGGGTACTGCACCGATAATAGAAAATATAATTAATGAAAATTTCGAAACAGGAACGGCGGGACAAGCTATTCCCAAAGGAAATCTTTCGGGAGTTCCAGGAATTAATGATTTGGTGGAGGCATATAATGCTCACCCATCTAACATAGGAACAACCAATGTTGGAGCTTATGCTTCTATTGCAGGTTTTGATGGAAGCCAAACGATAGCGGTAGATGCTAATGGAGGTGGTATTGTAGATCAAGATCAGATGTCGTCGTTTATTGTTTTAGAAGGAGTCGATTTATTATCTGGACAGAGTTTTACAGTAGAAGCTGATTTTTCAATGGGGCAACAACCTGGGAAAAGTTTATCTGGAGCAGATCCAAATCCAAGTAATGAGTATGGTATCGCTATAGGAGCTCCAGGGCAAGATCCTATATGGAACGATGATATTCCGGGAGCAGTAGATGGTGTTTTTATTTATGGGTTTGGTACTCCACTAATAAGAGAACCTAATTCATCCCTTTCTAATTTTAGTGCGCCACCTAGAGTAGATGGATGGTTCAGACAGTTTACGACATATTATGTAAAAGATAATGGTAGTGGAACATTACATTTATATGCGGATAATCAAGGTTATAAGTATAGTGTTTTGGGAATCCCAGAAAGTACATTTACAGCAACGGAAATTGATTTTGGAGCGGCGAGCAATTATCCGTGGTTAAATAACGCGTCTATAAGTGTTTGTACAGATGAGTATGTAGATAATATACTTGTGCAAGTTAATCATTGTGATACTGATGGAGATGGAATTCCTAATTATTTAGATTTAGATTCGGATAACGATGGTTGTAATGATGTGGTGGAGTCAGGTGGTGTGGATGCGAATAATGATGGTGTTTTAGATGGAGATGGTTTTAATTCTTCTGGTCAAGTAACTACAGGAGGAGTTGTTTTAGGATCTAGCTATAATGGAATAACTGGAGAAGAAATAATGGCTACTCAAGTATTGGTAGATCCTACAGCGTTAGTAGATCAAACCATAGAAAGTGGTAATCCAGCTACATTTACAATAACTTCGGCTTCAGCAACTAGCACGACTGTTTTTACGGGTACGGCTCCATCAACGGTGCCTAATTATGCAGATGCATCTGCTACGGATGTTTCAGGCGCTATTGTATATCAATGGCAGGAAGATGGCGTTGATTTATCAAATACAGGAGTGTATTCAGGAGTCAACACAACTACATTAACAATAAGTAGTGTAGCTGGGTTAGACGGGAAAGTATATAATTTAGTGATAACACATCCTGAGAATGCTTGTATAAATATACAAAATAATGCAATCTTAACAGTTACTCTTTCAATAGATGCAGTAGATGATAATTTTACAGGAAGTCCAGTTACAGCAGGAGATAATACTGCAAGTGTAGTGGGTAATGATACGTTGGATGGCAGTGGAGTAGTGATAGGAACAGGAGCTGGCGAGGTAAGTTTGAGTGGAGTTACGGTTCCAGCAGGCTTGACGCTAAATGGAGATGGAACAGTGAGTGTTGCTACTGGTACTGCTTCTGGTAGCTATACTGTAGAGTATGAGATTTGTGAGAATGGAGCGACTCCAGTAAATTGTGATCGAGCTACGGCAACTATAGTAGTAGCAAATCCAATAGATGCAGTAGATGATGATTTTACAGGAAGTCCAGTTACAGCAGGAGATAATACCGCAAGTGTAGTGGATAATGATACGTTGGATGGCAGTGGAGTAGTGATAGGAACAGGAGCCGGCGAGGTAAGTTTGAGTGGAGTTACGGTTCCAGCAGGCTTGACGCTAAATGGAGATGGGACAGTTAGTGTGGCTACTGGTACACCTTCTGGTAGTTATGCAGTGGTGTATGAGATTTGTGAGAATGGAGCGACTCCGGCGAATTGTGATCGAGCTACGGCAACTATAGTGGTATCGAATCCAATAGATGCAGTAGATGATGATTTTACAGGAAGTCCAGTTACAGCAGGAGATAATACGTCTAGTGTAGTTGGTAATGATACGTTGGATGGCAGTGGAGTAGTGATAGGAACAGGAGTTGGCGAGGTAAGTTTAAGTGGAGTTACGGTTCCAGCAGGCTTGACGCTAAACGGAGATGGAACAGTGAGTGTGGCTACTGGTACTGCTTCTGGTAGTTATGCAGTGGTGTATGAGATTTGTGAGAATGGAGCGACTCCAGTAAATTGCGATCGAGCTACGGCAACTATAGTGGTATCGAATCCAATAGATGCAGTAGATGATGATTTTACAGGAAGTCCAGTTACAGCAGGAGATAATACGTCTAGTGTAGTTGGTAATGATACGTTGGATGGCAGTGGAGTAGTGATAGGAACAGGAGCTGGCGAGGTAAGTTTGAGTGGAGTTACAGTTCCAGCAGGCTTGACGCTAAATGGAGATGGGACAGTGAGTGTGGCTACTGGTACTGCTTCTGGTAGTTATGCAGTGGTGTATGAGATTTGTGAGAATGGAGCGACTCCAGTAAATTGTGATCGAGCTACGGCAACTATAGTAGTAGCAAATCTAATAGATGCAGTAGATGATAATTTTACAGGAAGTCCAGTTACAGCAGGAGATAATACGTCTAGTGTAGTTGGTAATGATACGTTGGATGGCAGTGGAGTAGTGATAGGAACAGGAGCTGGCGAGGTAAGTTTGAGTGGAGTTACGGTTCCAGCAGGCTTGACGCTAAATGGAGATGGAACAGTGAGTGTTGCTACTGGTACTGCTTCTGGTAGCTATACTGTAGAGTATGAGATTTGTGAGAATGGAGCGACTCCAGTAAATTGTGATCGAGCTACGACAACTATAGTAGTAGCAAATCCAATAGATGCAGTAGATGATGATTTTACAGGAAGTCCAGTTACAGCAGGAGATAATACGTCTAGTGTATTGGATAATGATACGTTGGACGGCAGTGGAGTAGTGATAGGAACAGGAGCCGGCGAGGTAAGTTTGAGTGGAGTTACGGTTCCAGCAGGCTTGACGCTAAATGGAGATGGAACAGTGAGTGTTGCTACTGGTACACCTTCTGGTAGTTATGCAGTGGTGTATGAGATTTGTGAGAATGGAGCGACTCCGGCGAATTGTGATCGAGCTACGGCAACTATAGTGGTATCGAATCCAATAGATGCATTAGATGATGATTTTACAGGAAGTCCAGTTACAGCAGGAGATAATACGTCTAGTGTAGTTGGTAATGATACGTTGGATGGCAGTGGAGTAGTGATAGGAACAGGAGTTGGCGAGGTAAGTTTAAGTGGAGTTACAGTTCCAGCAGGCTTGACGCTAAATGGAGATGGGACAGTTAGTGTGGCTACTGGTACTGCTTCTGGTAGTTATGCAGTGGTGTATGAGATTTGTGAGAATGGAGCGACTCCGGCGAATTGTGATCGAGCTACGGCAACTATAGTAGTAGCAAATCCAATAGATGCATTAGATGATGATTTTACAGGAAGTCCAGTTACAGCAGGAGATAATACGTCTAGTGTAGTTGGTAATGATACGTTGGATGGCAGTGGAGTAGTGATAGGAACAGGAGTTGGCGAGGTAAGTTTAAGTGGAGTTACGGTTCCAGCAGGCTTGACGCTAAACGGAGATGGAACAGTTAGTGTGGCTACTGGTACACCTTCTGGTAGTTATGCAGTGGTGTATGAGATTTGTGAGAATGGAGCGACTCCGGCGAATTGTGATCGAGCTACGGCAACTATAGTGGTATCGAATCCAATAGATGCAGTAGATGATGATTTTACAGGAAGTCCAGTTACAGCAGGAGATAATACTGCAAGTGTAGTGGGTAATGATACGTTGGATGGCAGTGGAGTAGTGATAGGAACAGGAGCCGGCGAGATAAGTTTGAGTGGAGTTACAGTTCCAGCAGGCTTGACGCTAAACGGAGATGGAACAGTTAGTGTGGCTACTGGTACACCTTCTGGTAGTTATGCAGTGGTGTATGAGATTTGTGAGAATGGAGCGACTCCAGTAAATTGTGATCGAGCTACGACAACTATAGTGGTATCGAATCCAATAGATGCAGTAGATGATGATTTTACAGGAAGTCCAGTTACGGCAGGAGATAATACGTCTAGTGTAGTTGGTAATGATACGTTGGATGGCAGTGGAGTAGTGATAGGAACAGGAGCCGGCGAGGTAAGTTTGAGTGGAGTTACAGTTCCAGCAGGCTTGACGCTAAACGGAGATGGAACAGTTAGTGTGGCTACTGGTATACCTTCTGGTAGTTATGCAGTGGTGTATGAGATTTGTGAGAATGGAGCGACTCCAGTAAATTGTGATCGAGCTACGACAACTATAGTGGTATCGAATCCAATAGATGCAGTAGATGATGATTTTACAGGAAGTCCAGTTACGGCAGGAGATAATACGTCTAGTGTAGTTGGTAATGATACGTTGGATGGCAGTGGAGTAGTGATAGGAACAGGAGCCGGCGAGGTAAGTTTGAGTGGAGTTACAGTTCCAGCAGGCTTGACGCTAAACGGAGATGGAACAGTTAGTGTGGCTACTGGTACACCTTCTGGTAGTTATGCAGTGGTGTATGAGATTTGTGAGAATGGAGCGACTCCAGTAAATTGCGATCGAGCTACGGCAACTATAGTGGTATCGAATCCAATAGATGCAGTAGATGATGATTTTACAGGAAGTCCAGTTACAGCAGGAGATAATACGTCTAGTGTAGTTGGTAATGATACGTTGGATGGCAGTGGAGTAGTGATAGGAACAGGAGCCGGCGAGGTAAGTTTGAGTGGAGTTACAGTTCCAGCAGGCTTGACGCTAAACGGAGATGGAACAGTTAGTGTGGCTACTGGTACACCTTCTGGTAGTTATGCAGTGGTGTATGAGATTTGTGAGAATGGAGCGACTCCAGTAAATTGTGATCGAGCTACGGCAACTATAGTGGTATCGAATCCAATAGATGCATTAGATGATGATTTTACAGGAAGTCCAGTTACAGCAGGAGATAATACGTCTAGTGTAGTTGGTAATGATACGTTGGATGGCAGTGGAGTAGTGATAGGAACAGGAGTTGGCGAGGTAAGTTTAAGTGGAGTTACGGTTCCAGCAGGCTTGACGCTAAACGGAGATGGAACAGTTAGTGTGGCTACTGGTACACCTTCTGGTAGTTATGCAGTGGTGTATGAGATTTGTGAGAATGGAGCGACTCCAGTAAATTGTGATCGAGCTACGGCAACTATAGTGGTATCGAATCCAATAGATGCAGTAGATGATGATTTTACAGGAAGTCCAGTTACGGCAGGAGATAATACGTCTAGTGTAGTTGGTAATGATACGTTGGATGGCAGTGGAGTAGTGATAGGAACAGGAGCCGGCGAGGTAAGTTTGAGTGGAGTTACAGTTCCAGCAGGCTTGACGCTAAACGGAGATGGAACAGTTAGTGTGGCTACTGGTACACCTTCTGGTAGTTATGCAGTGGTGTATGAGATTTGTGAGAATGGAGCGACTCCAGTAAATTGCGATCGAGCTACGGCAACTATAGTGGTATCGAATCCAATAGATGCAGTAGATGATGATTTTACAGGAAGTCCAGTTACAGCAGGAGATAATACGTCTAGTGTAGTTGGTAATGATACGTTGGATGGCAGTGGAGTAGTGATAGGAACAGGAGCCGGCGAGGTAAGTTTGAGTGGAGTTACAGTTCCAGCAGGCTTGACGCTAAACGGAGATGGGACAGTTAGTGTGGCTACTGGTACACCTTCTGGTAGTTATGCAGTGGTGTATGAGATTTGTGAGAATGGAGCGACTCCAGTAAATTGTGATCGAGCTACGGCAACTATAGTGGTATCGAATCCAATAGATGCAGTAGATGATGATTTTACAGGAAGTCCAGTTACAGCAGGAGATAATACGTCTAGTGTAGTTGGTAATGATACGTTGGATGGCAGTGGAGTAGTGATAGGAACAGGAGCCGGCGAGGTAAGTTTGAGTGGAGTTACAGTTCCAGCAGGCTTGACGCTAAACGGAGATGGAACAGTTAGTGTTGCTACTGGTACACCTTCTGGTAGTTATGCAGTGGTGTATGAGATTTGTGAGAATGGAGCGACTCCAGTAAATTGTGATCGAGCTACGGCAACTATAGTGGTATCGAATCCAATAGATGCAGTAGATGATGATTTTACAGGAAGCCCAGTTACGGCAGGAGATAATACGTCCAGTGTAGTTGGTAATGATACGTTGGATGGCAGTGGAGTAGTGATAGGAACAGGAGCCGGCGAGGTAAGTTTAAGTGGAGTTACAGTTCCAGCAGGCTTGACGCTAAATGGAGATGGAACGGTAACAATTGACGCAAATACTCCTGCGGGTAATTATACTATAGAGTATGATATTTGTGAGAATGGAGCGACTCCAGTAAATTGTGATCGAGCTACGGCAATCATTGTAGTGGTACCACCTGTAATAGAAGCAGTGGCGGATACAGTAGCAGGTGTTGATGGATTAGCGGGAGGAACGACACCAGCGTTGACGGGTAATGATACATTAAATGGAGTGCCAGTAAATATTGGGACAGGTCCTGGAGATGTTGAGTTAACGCCAGATAATGTTCCAGCAGGATTGACTTTAAATGCAGACGGAACAGTAACGGTAGCACCAGGTACTCCTGCGGGTAGTTATGATGTAGAATACACGATTTGTGAGGTAACGAATCCGATGAATTGTAGCAGTGTAATTTCAGTAGTAAATGTATTAGGAGCGCCAATTGTAGCAAATAACGATACGGATGCATCTGGATTGGATACAGTCAATGGATTTACAGGAGGCATCGCAGGAGATGTAACAGAGAACGATACGTTAAATGGTGTTTTGGTAGATGACAATGATATTTTAATAACAGTATTAAATGAGGGAGGACTGACAGGAGTTAGTATAGATGGTTCAGGAAATTTAATAGTACCTTCAGGTACTCCTTCGGGAAGCTATACAGTTACGTATCAGATATGTGAGGTTTTAAACCCAGGGAATTGTGATACGGCAACGGCTTTGGTTGTTGTAGAACCAGATACAGATGGCGATGGGGTTGTAGATTCAGTAGATTTAGATGATGATAATGATGGGATTTTAGATGTTATAGAGGAGAACGGTACCCCAGGATTGGATACAGATAACGATGGTATTCCAGATACCTTAGATTTAGATAGTGATGGGGATGGTATTTTGGATATAGTGGAGAGTGGTCAAGATGCAGGGAGTTTAGATACAGATGGAGATGGCGTTTTAGATAGTACAACAGATTTAGATGGCGATGGAATTGTGGATACTGCAGATGCAGATGATACGAATCCTTCGGGAGGAGGAAAGGTAAATCCAGTAGATACAGATAATGATGGTTCACCAGATTTTCAGGATATCGATGACGATGGCGATGGAGTGAATACGATTGATGAGAATCCAGATCCAAATACAGATGGTAGTGTTACAGATGCACAGGATACGGATAATGATGGTATTCCAGATTATTTAGATACGGATGATGATGGTGATGGAGTGAATACGATTGATGAGAATCCAGATCCAAATACAGATAGTATTATAACAGATGCACAGGATACGGATAATGATGGAGTTCCAGATTATTTAGATACGGATGATGATGGCGATGGAGTGAATACGATTGATGAGAATCCAGATCCAAATACAGATGGTAGTATTACAGATGCGCAAGATACGGATAATGATGGTATTCCAGATTATTTAGATATGGATGAAACCGTTACTATCTATAATGAATTTACGCCTAATGGAGATGGTGATAATGATACTTTTTATATTGAATTTATAGAGCGTTACCCGAATAATAATTTAGAGATTTATAATAGATGGGGTAATTTGGTTTATAGTAAGAAAGGATATGATAATACATTTAAAGGAGTTTCGAATGGACGCTTAAATATAGATGAGAATTCTAAATTACCAGTAGGGACGTATTTTTATGTACTGGATTTAGGGGAATCAGGGAAAGAACCTTTAAAAGGATGGTTATACATTAATAGGTAG